The stretch of DNA CCAACGGAAAAGGACACGCTTTGTAAGGTCATCGTCAATCTGATCAACCGGGAGAACCTCTGATGCCCCTCATCCTCGTCACCAACGATGACGGAATCGAATCGCCCGGCCTAAGGGCGGCCGTTGAGGCCGTGTTACCATTGGGCGAGGTGATCGTAGTCGCCCCATCAAGCCAACAGACCTCAGCTGGGCGCGGCCTTCACGGTGACCGGCAGGGCTCATTCCAGCGGGTTGAACTGAAATTCGGCGGGAAAACGGTGACCGGTTACCACTGCGACTGTTCGCCAGCCCGTATAGTGCTCCACGCTTTTGATGTTCTATTCACCGAAAAGCAACCAGATCTGATTGTTTCTGGCATCAATTACGGGGAGAACCTGGGAACCAACGTCACGATATCCGGCACCGTTGGCGCCGCGCTCCAGGCGGCTTCCCACGGAGTCCCGGGGTTGGCCATGTCCCTGCAGACCGACATTGGGAATCACCGCAAATATGCTGAGTTGGAGTGGGGGGCTGCCACCCATTTCTGCAACATATTTGCCTCGTTGATGCTGAATGCAAAGTTACCACCGGATGTGGATGTTTTGAATGTCAACGTGCCGGCCTCCGCCACCATTAAGACCCCTTGGAAAGTGACGCGTCTGTCCCGGCAGGGCTATTTCGTCAATTACCTGGCTGATCCGCATCATGCCAGCAGAATCGGGGAAGCGGTGTGCCAGTTTGGATTTAATGAGGCAACGCTGGAGCCGGATTCCGATATCCGTGCCGTATGTTCTAACCTGGTGTCCGTCACCCCGGTAAGCATGGACCTGACTTCCCGAATCGACCTGAAATCATTTCTGATGGGTAGAGGAGGGGCGTTATGAAGGTTTGCATCCACCGTGGGGCCCATCAGATAGGGGGCACTTGCATCGAGCTCGAGTCACAGGGAAAACGACTCGTCCTCGACATAGGGCAGCCTCTGGACAGCCCTGATTCCGCATCCGTCGAGATGCCTCAGGTGAAAGGGCTTGAGGCTCCGGATGACTCTCTTCTGGGTATTGTGCTGTCCCATCCTCACCAGGATCACTACGGATTGGCTTTCCGAGTCCCGAAAAACGTCCCATTTCTTATGGGGGCGGCGTCCGAGCGGATATTGGCGGCGGCTGCGGTGTTTACACAATCTGGCGGGACCTTTGAAAAAGTGATCCATCTCGAAGACCGTAAGCCTTTAACGTTGGGTCCCTTTACGATCACACCCTATTTAGTGGACCATTCGGCCTACGACAGCTATGCCATGCTGATTGAGGCCGACGGGAAACGGCTCTTCTATACCGGTGATCTGCGAGGGCACGGCCGCAAGAGTGATCTCTTTGAGCGTCTGGTTGCCCATCCACCCGGGAATGTGGATGTTTTACTGATGGAGGGTACCACCATCACCCGCACCGGCACAGAGCAGGGCTTCCCAACCGAATCTGACCTGGAGGCCGAGATGGTCAAGATCTTCCGTTCCACGGTTGGCATGCCGCTGGTCAACTGTTCCGGACAGAACATTGATCGTCTGGTCACGGTATTTCGCGCCTGCCTGCGCTCCGATCGTCAGTTGATCCTCGATATGTATACGGCCCACATTCTGGCAGCCACCGAGAATCCAAGATTGCCGCAGGCCGACTGGGACCGTGTGCGCGTTTATCTACCCTTCTCACAGAAAATGCGAATCATTCAGGACGAGTCATTTGCGATTTCAGATAAGTACAAGGCGTATAGGATTCACTGGCAGCAGCTTGCGGCAGCAGCGAATCGGTCAGTCATGTTGTTCAGACCAAGTATGCGGCGCGACATGGAAAAAGCCAACTGCCTCACAGGCGCAAGCTTTGTCTACTCAATGTGGGACGGCTACCTCGACGAGGAAAAGATGAAGCCCTTCCTGGCCTGGCTTGGTGAGCACAAGATCCCATTGATCAAATGTCACACCTCCGGCCACGCTTCCGTAAAGGATCTACAGCGCCTGCGGGAAACATTTGCAAGCGCCTTGGTGGTGCCGATCCACACGCAGCATCCGGAACAATTTGCTGAGCTATTTCAAAATGTTGATTTGAAACAAGATGGAGTTTGGTGGGGCGTTGGAAGTAAAAGTCACTAAAAGGAGTTACATAATGAGCAACGAATTTGGACAACGTGG from bacterium encodes:
- a CDS encoding MBL fold metallo-hydrolase: MKVCIHRGAHQIGGTCIELESQGKRLVLDIGQPLDSPDSASVEMPQVKGLEAPDDSLLGIVLSHPHQDHYGLAFRVPKNVPFLMGAASERILAAAAVFTQSGGTFEKVIHLEDRKPLTLGPFTITPYLVDHSAYDSYAMLIEADGKRLFYTGDLRGHGRKSDLFERLVAHPPGNVDVLLMEGTTITRTGTEQGFPTESDLEAEMVKIFRSTVGMPLVNCSGQNIDRLVTVFRACLRSDRQLILDMYTAHILAATENPRLPQADWDRVRVYLPFSQKMRIIQDESFAISDKYKAYRIHWQQLAAAANRSVMLFRPSMRRDMEKANCLTGASFVYSMWDGYLDEEKMKPFLAWLGEHKIPLIKCHTSGHASVKDLQRLRETFASALVVPIHTQHPEQFAELFQNVDLKQDGVWWGVGSKSH
- the surE gene encoding 5'/3'-nucleotidase SurE, whose translation is MPLILVTNDDGIESPGLRAAVEAVLPLGEVIVVAPSSQQTSAGRGLHGDRQGSFQRVELKFGGKTVTGYHCDCSPARIVLHAFDVLFTEKQPDLIVSGINYGENLGTNVTISGTVGAALQAASHGVPGLAMSLQTDIGNHRKYAELEWGAATHFCNIFASLMLNAKLPPDVDVLNVNVPASATIKTPWKVTRLSRQGYFVNYLADPHHASRIGEAVCQFGFNEATLEPDSDIRAVCSNLVSVTPVSMDLTSRIDLKSFLMGRGGAL